The sequence CATGTGCACAAACAAAGCGCTGCCACTCTATAGGTAGCTCATTATGAATGACAATAAATCTTCTTCTTAATTTTCTGTAATATAATCCCTTCGTAACTGCCCCCAGATTCATGAAACGAATGTGTATCCCCAGCGCTCTGGAAAGCTCAAATGGACAGTTGGTTTTATGTTTTTTAAGCAAATTATTGATCAATTCATCCATTTTCTTCACCTGCAGCATGTTAATGTAATAGTAATAGTGTTATTTACTGGACTCTGGATCATTCTTCTGTTGTTTTCTTTTGTTCATTTGCTTGGCCTCCCAGAACAAGCCAGTCAGCACATCCTTTATCCTCTGCTTGTCTTCCTGATCTAACGGTATCCCGTCAAACATTAGTTCTCCGTCATCCTCCAGCATCTTTCGAAAATCTCGCTTATCTTTGCTTGTAGCCCACTCTGGAACGACATTAAGGCTGGGTGGAGCCTGCTGCGGTAAATAACCGGCATGTTCCATAAGCTCCTCATAAGAGACTTCAATAGCTTGAGCAATTTTACGCAGTGTATCTGGCTTAGGAACGCCTCTTAGTCCATTTTCTATCCTTGAAATCTGTGACCCGCTGATACCGGCTGCTGTTGCCAAATGGTTAATAGTCAGTCCCTTTGCCTCCCGCAGCTGTTTTAGA comes from Paenibacillus sp. 19GGS1-52 and encodes:
- a CDS encoding helix-turn-helix transcriptional regulator, which translates into the protein MKAEFGDYLKQLREAKGLTINHLATAAGISGSQISRIENGLRGVPKPDTLRKIAQAIEVSYEELMEHAGYLPQQAPPSLNVVPEWATSKDKRDFRKMLEDDGELMFDGIPLDQEDKQRIKDVLTGLFWEAKQMNKRKQQKNDPESSK